A single window of Cytobacillus dafuensis DNA harbors:
- a CDS encoding glycosyltransferase family 2 protein — protein MLVSIILASYNRYPFILYSLYALENQNFDLSKMEVILVDDASSDQTPFLKYYDPPYAFKYIRNKKNAGLAATRNRGLENAKGRVIIFLDAEMLVDPNYVRNNYRHHLKNKNSVVIGDKVRRLYTFICPGFNERQIKEVNSLLIKRAIVKKRLSTMVDKNTKLEDISPIVNHLKHPLQILDKRDIQHFSSLRAFSTPKKDLTRILSQLGPDFEKSPIAWMACFGNLSLRKSLVKKVGGFDADFKKWGEEDRDFAYRLYKEGALFIVDKDLKRYHQEHLESSNKKKEGKTNKLLLQKKHPELNVSIRALKYIQKLDYDFLNKIVQEDHTLFSDFPGQFEEFKRAIVLMLQQIYILKSENKKVKNVLKHSGIQNNPLKREQIFKERDQVESLGKYPNLIKLFDILTNK, from the coding sequence GTGCTTGTTAGTATTATTCTAGCATCATATAACCGATATCCGTTTATTCTTTATAGCCTTTATGCTCTGGAGAATCAGAATTTTGATTTATCCAAAATGGAAGTTATTTTAGTCGATGATGCATCTTCAGACCAAACCCCATTCTTAAAATATTATGACCCCCCTTACGCATTTAAATATATACGAAATAAAAAAAATGCAGGTTTAGCTGCAACACGAAATAGAGGCCTTGAAAATGCGAAGGGGAGAGTCATCATTTTCTTAGATGCAGAAATGCTTGTAGATCCGAATTATGTAAGAAATAATTATCGCCATCACTTGAAAAATAAAAATTCTGTTGTCATAGGGGACAAAGTTAGAAGACTATATACTTTTATTTGTCCCGGGTTTAACGAGAGACAAATAAAAGAGGTTAATAGCCTTCTAATAAAGAGAGCTATTGTTAAAAAACGTCTATCCACAATGGTGGATAAAAACACAAAATTAGAGGATATCAGTCCCATTGTGAATCATTTAAAACACCCTCTTCAAATATTGGACAAAAGAGATATTCAACATTTTTCAAGCTTAAGGGCGTTTTCTACCCCAAAAAAAGATTTGACAAGGATATTATCCCAATTAGGACCTGATTTTGAAAAAAGTCCAATTGCATGGATGGCCTGTTTTGGAAATCTTTCTCTAAGAAAGAGTCTAGTAAAAAAAGTAGGAGGGTTTGATGCTGACTTTAAAAAATGGGGAGAAGAGGATAGGGATTTTGCGTATCGTCTGTATAAAGAAGGGGCTTTATTTATCGTTGATAAAGATTTAAAAAGATATCATCAAGAACATCTAGAATCGTCAAATAAAAAAAAGGAAGGCAAAACAAATAAGCTCCTTTTACAAAAAAAGCATCCTGAATTAAATGTTTCAATTAGAGCATTAAAATATATTCAAAAACTAGATTACGACTTTTTAAATAAAATTGTCCAGGAAGATCATACTCTTTTCAGTGATTTTCCTGGGCAGTTTGAAGAGTTTAAACGTGCAATTGTCTTAATGCTTCAACAAATTTACATTCTAAAATCGGAAAATAAGAAGGTGAAAAATGTATTGAAACATTCAGGGATTCAAAATAATCCCCTGAAAAGAGAGCAAATATTTAAGGAACGAGATCAAGTCGAATCATTAGGTAAGTATCCAAATTTAATTAAATTGTTTGACATCCTTACCAATAAATAA
- a CDS encoding glycosyltransferase, with protein sequence MEVSIIMPSYNRYPLNLLSLHSLENQTFDLSKMEVILIDDASTDQTEDLKNYRPPYRFIYIKTRRNIGIAAARNLGVKMSKGKVIVFLDAEMIVDPNYIRNRYRHHLKSENAVVIGGKPTGKLYTCLFPEFGKKQMKDIARLIRKRPVVKERIEKSINKKVISEMIGSTIKTFMRPIQLLSKEDIYSFRKLKPFTVKRSYNEYDLLTYLDHNLEKSPLVWLACLGNLSIRRSFFDRVRGYEEAFKGWGPEDAEFAYRLYKADANFVVEPSLIRYHQEHPKHKILSDEGDRNWLIFQEKHPYLEVCVRAIGLIEKKDYKFMENIIEESLSLKKEYHNQYKKFQDSLILLLKEIRILKSRKKTIRHLMQSSGIEADAMKKKQIFKERNEIESYGKYKNLIKLFDLLTNK encoded by the coding sequence ATGGAAGTTAGTATTATCATGCCGTCGTATAACCGCTATCCCCTTAATCTTTTGAGTCTTCATTCGTTAGAAAATCAGACATTTGATTTATCCAAAATGGAAGTCATTTTGATTGATGATGCATCGACAGATCAAACTGAAGACTTAAAAAATTATCGACCTCCTTACCGATTTATTTATATTAAAACAAGGCGAAACATAGGGATTGCGGCGGCAAGAAACCTAGGAGTAAAAATGTCAAAAGGAAAAGTAATTGTTTTTTTAGACGCTGAAATGATTGTTGATCCTAATTATATTCGTAATCGCTACCGCCATCATTTGAAAAGCGAGAATGCTGTGGTAATAGGGGGAAAACCTACCGGGAAACTTTACACCTGTCTTTTTCCTGAGTTTGGGAAGAAACAAATGAAGGATATTGCCCGATTAATAAGAAAAAGACCTGTGGTAAAGGAAAGGATCGAAAAAAGTATTAACAAAAAGGTAATAAGTGAAATGATAGGGTCAACAATAAAAACGTTCATGCGTCCGATTCAATTGCTTAGTAAAGAGGACATCTACAGCTTCCGAAAATTAAAGCCATTTACTGTAAAAAGAAGTTATAACGAGTATGATTTATTAACGTATTTAGATCATAATTTGGAAAAAAGTCCCCTTGTATGGCTGGCTTGTTTAGGGAACCTGTCGATAAGGAGATCTTTTTTTGACAGGGTCAGAGGTTATGAAGAGGCTTTTAAGGGCTGGGGCCCAGAAGATGCTGAATTTGCTTATAGGCTTTATAAAGCTGATGCAAATTTTGTTGTAGAACCATCCTTAATTCGATATCATCAAGAACATCCAAAACATAAGATATTATCTGATGAAGGTGACAGGAATTGGCTCATCTTTCAAGAAAAGCATCCATATCTCGAGGTTTGCGTTCGAGCTATTGGTTTGATTGAGAAGAAGGATTATAAATTTATGGAAAACATCATAGAAGAATCCCTATCTCTTAAAAAGGAATATCATAATCAATATAAAAAATTTCAAGACTCTTTAATTTTGCTCTTAAAGGAAATTCGAATTTTAAAGTCAAGAAAAAAAACAATCCGTCATCTCATGCAAAGTTCTGGAATTGAAGCAGATGCCATGAAGAAAAAACAGATTTTTAAAGAACGAAATGAAATAGAGTCGTATGGAAAATATAAGAATTTGATTAAATTATTTGATCTCCTTACTAATAAATGA
- a CDS encoding glycosyltransferase family 2 protein produces MEVSVILPSYNRYPLNLLSLYALENQTFDLSEMEVILIDDASTDQTEDLKEYQAPFQFIYLKTTQNIGLAAARNLGVKMSNGKVVVFLDAEMIVDPNYIHNRYRHHLDKENVVVIGGKRSGKLYTYLFPKYGKKQINELTHLVSTKSVVKKRIEKSIKKKVDSKKVRAIIKKLKHPVQLLNKEDINNFQQLDLFTVKKDDELLAYLCGDLDTSPLAWWACLGNLSMTRSFFDSLEGYEEAFRGWGPEDAEFAYRLYKAGAKFVSEPALIRYHQEHEKHKSLSEEDDRNWLLFMEKHPDLSVCIRDLSFIIMKMDYAFMDNILRESLTLKEEYNGKYKKFEHSLIMLFKEIRILKSQNKPISHLMQSSGIETDAITKQLIFEERDEIESYGKYMNLIELFDLLTKI; encoded by the coding sequence ATGGAAGTTAGTGTTATTTTACCATCGTATAACCGGTATCCTCTTAATCTTTTGAGCCTTTATGCGTTAGAAAATCAGACATTTGATTTATCCGAAATGGAAGTCATTTTGATAGATGATGCATCAACTGATCAAACTGAAGACTTGAAAGAATATCAAGCCCCTTTCCAATTTATATATTTAAAAACAACGCAAAACATAGGGCTTGCAGCGGCAAGAAATCTAGGAGTAAAAATGTCAAATGGGAAAGTGGTTGTTTTTTTAGACGCTGAAATGATTGTTGACCCAAATTACATTCATAATCGCTACCGTCATCATTTGGATAAAGAGAATGTTGTGGTAATCGGAGGGAAACGCAGCGGGAAGCTTTATACTTATCTTTTTCCTAAGTATGGGAAGAAACAAATTAATGAATTAACCCATTTAGTAAGTACGAAATCTGTTGTAAAGAAACGAATAGAAAAAAGTATAAAAAAAAAGGTAGATAGTAAGAAGGTACGGGCAATCATAAAAAAGTTAAAGCACCCCGTTCAGTTGCTTAATAAAGAAGATATCAACAACTTTCAGCAACTAGATTTATTTACTGTGAAAAAAGATGATGAATTATTAGCCTATTTATGTGGCGATTTGGACACAAGTCCCCTTGCATGGTGGGCCTGTTTAGGGAATCTGTCAATGACAAGATCTTTTTTTGATAGTTTGGAAGGCTATGAGGAGGCCTTTAGAGGATGGGGCCCAGAAGATGCTGAATTTGCTTATAGGCTTTATAAAGCTGGTGCCAAGTTTGTGTCTGAACCAGCTCTCATTCGATATCATCAGGAACATGAAAAACATAAGTCTTTATCTGAAGAAGATGATAGGAATTGGCTTCTCTTTATGGAAAAGCATCCTGATCTCAGTGTTTGCATTCGAGATTTATCTTTCATCATTATGAAAATGGATTATGCATTTATGGACAACATCTTGAGAGAGAGCTTAACCCTCAAAGAAGAATATAATGGTAAATACAAAAAATTCGAACACTCTTTAATCATGTTGTTCAAAGAAATCCGAATTTTAAAGTCACAAAATAAGCCAATCAGTCATTTAATGCAAAGCTCTGGAATTGAAACAGATGCTATAACGAAACAACTCATCTTTGAAGAACGAGATGAAATAGAGTCCTATGGGAAGTATATGAATTTAATTGAACTATTTGATCTGCTTACAAAAATATAA
- a CDS encoding ATP-grasp domain-containing protein: MKTIVFIGSHKSGTSREAIQIADQMGYFTVLITNNRKFIDQREEFQDVHQMIFMKEIHDIEKLKESFQLLQDQGKNIKACISLIDPYVHLASILSKEMGFVHLSTKALYKMEDKTRFRHALQKLDVNPFYSVMNPNDSVHEMINQIESFLPLILKYPLSNGSKDVIFVKSKEALPKGIEMLKTKFPHLPILIEEYLDGPQYLIEVIVCHGDIHLIGVVEQEFSQKDTFIVTGYSFPAEMDEFLYNKLEMTVKSIINKLEMYHGSCHLEMRNVKGEWKLVEINPRMSGGAMNRIILEGTGVNIVQEIIKMNLGEEPILKGALSNHVFAHFLTVSSRGKLIKVTGKNRALSYDGVKEVYIKPRKGQILTAPYSMGDRYAYVIASSDSKEEAKRIATTAAKEIKFYMEPL, from the coding sequence ATGAAGACAATTGTTTTTATAGGAAGCCACAAGTCAGGCACAAGTCGAGAAGCGATACAAATTGCTGATCAAATGGGTTACTTTACAGTTTTAATTACTAATAACAGGAAATTTATTGATCAAAGAGAAGAATTTCAAGATGTCCATCAAATGATATTTATGAAAGAAATTCACGACATAGAAAAACTAAAAGAAAGCTTTCAATTATTACAGGACCAAGGGAAAAATATAAAGGCTTGCATAAGTCTTATAGATCCATATGTACATCTTGCCTCAATCCTATCAAAAGAGATGGGGTTTGTTCATCTTTCAACAAAAGCTTTATACAAAATGGAAGACAAGACTCGATTCAGACATGCACTGCAGAAGCTCGATGTGAATCCATTCTATTCGGTTATGAATCCAAATGATTCTGTTCATGAAATGATAAATCAAATTGAAAGCTTTTTGCCACTCATCTTGAAATATCCTCTATCCAATGGTTCAAAGGATGTAATATTCGTGAAATCAAAGGAAGCTCTTCCTAAAGGAATTGAAATGTTAAAAACCAAATTTCCTCATTTGCCTATTTTAATAGAAGAATATTTAGACGGTCCCCAATATTTAATCGAGGTAATCGTTTGCCATGGGGATATTCATCTCATTGGAGTTGTGGAGCAAGAATTCTCACAAAAGGATACCTTTATTGTGACTGGATATAGCTTTCCCGCTGAAATGGATGAGTTCCTTTACAATAAACTAGAAATGACGGTCAAATCGATTATAAATAAATTAGAAATGTATCATGGGTCTTGTCATCTGGAGATGAGAAATGTAAAAGGTGAATGGAAATTAGTTGAGATCAATCCAAGAATGTCAGGAGGAGCGATGAATAGAATTATTCTTGAAGGAACTGGAGTGAATATCGTTCAAGAAATTATTAAAATGAACTTAGGGGAGGAACCTATTTTGAAGGGCGCGTTGTCAAATCATGTATTTGCACATTTTTTAACGGTAAGTTCCAGAGGGAAGCTGATAAAAGTTACAGGGAAGAATCGTGCTCTATCTTATGATGGTGTAAAGGAAGTTTATATAAAACCACGTAAAGGTCAAATCTTAACTGCCCCGTATTCAATGGGAGATCGCTATGCCTATGTGATTGCCTCCTCTGATTCTAAAGAGGAAGCAAAACGAATTGCAACGACAGCTGCTAAGGAAATAAAATTTTATATGGAACCTCTTTAA
- a CDS encoding YheC/YheD family endospore coat-associated protein, giving the protein MVLIGMLHYKKRPDDVKIAYACAAVAKMEGFHFFYFSYQCVQFDSQKINGWIYEKGNWIQKEMDFPNVIINNSSPKSIKQKEIYSRLKKMIPFTSHTVGNKMKVYKKILRDGEFADYLIPTFPLESTEKTIELLEKAKTIVIKPYSGNHGKKVIFIQGDALKGFTIINGDHKDLLDSKSFDLLIEELKHEQKYLTQPFIECKTKTGLTYDFRLHVQKNGSGNWDINLIYPRISGSAKLISNISSGGYRGDLDRFLKDEFGNEYFNKQRLLEKFAIAFASHFESLYNHSFDELGIDVGMDENGKIWIFEVNWRPGSKHREFDVAKRIVHYAHYMAKDKG; this is encoded by the coding sequence ATGGTATTAATCGGAATGTTGCATTATAAGAAGAGGCCGGATGATGTGAAAATTGCCTATGCATGTGCTGCAGTCGCAAAAATGGAAGGCTTCCATTTCTTTTATTTTTCTTATCAGTGCGTTCAATTTGATAGCCAAAAGATAAATGGCTGGATTTACGAAAAAGGAAATTGGATTCAAAAAGAAATGGATTTTCCAAATGTAATTATTAATAATAGCAGTCCTAAAAGCATTAAGCAAAAAGAAATCTATAGTCGTTTAAAAAAGATGATTCCATTTACGAGTCACACAGTAGGGAACAAAATGAAGGTTTATAAAAAAATATTACGGGATGGGGAGTTTGCAGATTATTTAATCCCGACCTTCCCTTTGGAAAGTACAGAAAAGACCATTGAATTATTAGAAAAGGCAAAAACAATCGTCATCAAGCCTTATTCCGGTAATCATGGAAAAAAAGTCATTTTTATTCAAGGGGATGCTTTAAAAGGCTTTACCATAATAAATGGTGATCATAAAGATTTGTTGGATAGTAAATCATTTGATTTATTAATTGAAGAGTTAAAACATGAACAAAAGTATTTAACTCAGCCATTTATTGAGTGTAAAACAAAAACTGGACTAACTTATGATTTTCGACTTCATGTCCAAAAAAATGGCTCGGGGAATTGGGATATTAATCTTATCTATCCACGGATAAGCGGAAGTGCCAAACTGATAAGCAATATTAGCAGCGGTGGATACCGAGGAGATCTTGACCGTTTTCTTAAAGATGAGTTTGGAAATGAATATTTCAATAAACAAAGGCTGCTTGAAAAATTCGCCATTGCCTTTGCCAGTCATTTTGAATCCTTGTATAATCATTCCTTTGATGAACTTGGGATAGATGTAGGAATGGATGAAAATGGAAAAATATGGATTTTTGAAGTAAACTGGAGACCAGGATCCAAGCATAGAGAATTTGATGTTGCAAAAAGAATCGTCCATTACGCGCATTATATGGCAAAAGATAAGGGCTAA
- a CDS encoding CotY/CotZ family spore coat protein, with protein sequence MERNESSINKENCIGDALLEIINLQNLLSNISTPYLGSLLGRLFKVDTIPFMLFTKKGIHHVSSHFINIDSIGQECFTTSFFGVNSYEKGTHCANITLLRPFDINNRPVTDLCEVYRLEKTPVCTDIDLSCICGLQCLDTDLLMRKIIIEPKW encoded by the coding sequence ATGGAAAGAAACGAAAGCTCAATAAATAAGGAAAATTGTATTGGTGATGCGTTACTTGAAATAATAAACTTACAGAATCTTTTATCGAACATCTCAACTCCTTATCTCGGTAGTTTACTTGGCAGGCTCTTTAAAGTAGACACAATTCCATTCATGCTCTTTACAAAAAAGGGGATTCATCATGTTAGCAGCCATTTTATTAATATTGATTCAATAGGACAAGAGTGTTTCACAACCAGTTTTTTTGGAGTTAATTCGTATGAAAAAGGAACTCACTGTGCCAATATTACTTTACTTCGCCCATTTGACATAAATAATAGGCCTGTAACAGATTTATGTGAAGTTTATCGATTAGAAAAAACACCCGTTTGCACCGATATAGATCTATCTTGTATTTGTGGATTACAATGCTTAGATACAGATCTATTAATGAGAAAAATCATCATCGAGCCAAAATGGTAA
- a CDS encoding YheC/YheD family protein, whose translation MENPKIKRSKWALKNILEEHDQFRQYIPETRLFSSHDLAEMLEMYKMVYIKPDNWSWGRGVMRVEKIITKSGKCKFRYQSKKESFTFRSYTELFDAIERSINKKMKKRKNHTYIIQRGIHLLKYNEAIFDFRLMVQLSPKNKYESTGILGRLADPKYIVTNFHSKGTPYPVEFLLKPHMKKKDIKELKKKLYILGEEIALLFNRKAIGLDIGIDENMNIWIIEINLKPDPFVFKEIDDEKMINKIMQYRFYWKNEKKSKKRDK comes from the coding sequence ATGGAAAATCCAAAGATAAAAAGGAGTAAATGGGCCTTAAAAAATATTTTAGAAGAGCATGATCAGTTCCGTCAATATATCCCTGAAACAAGGTTATTTAGTAGCCATGATTTAGCTGAGATGCTTGAAATGTATAAGATGGTTTATATAAAGCCAGATAATTGGTCATGGGGAAGGGGTGTTATGAGAGTAGAGAAAATAATAACGAAAAGTGGTAAATGTAAATTTCGATACCAAAGCAAAAAAGAATCCTTTACCTTTCGTTCCTACACAGAATTATTCGATGCTATTGAAAGATCAATCAACAAAAAAATGAAGAAACGGAAAAATCATACCTACATTATCCAAAGAGGCATTCATTTATTAAAATACAATGAAGCCATATTTGATTTTCGTTTAATGGTACAGCTATCTCCGAAAAATAAATATGAATCTACCGGTATATTAGGCAGATTAGCAGATCCGAAATATATTGTAACGAATTTTCATAGTAAAGGAACACCCTATCCAGTTGAATTTTTGCTAAAACCTCATATGAAAAAAAAGGATATAAAAGAATTGAAAAAAAAATTGTACATTCTAGGTGAGGAAATTGCTCTTTTGTTTAATCGAAAGGCAATCGGATTAGATATCGGCATAGATGAAAATATGAATATCTGGATTATCGAAATAAATTTGAAGCCAGATCCTTTTGTGTTTAAAGAAATTGACGATGAAAAGATGATCAATAAAATCATGCAATATCGATTTTATTGGAAAAATGAAAAGAAATCTAAAAAAAGGGACAAATAA
- a CDS encoding UDP-glucose dehydrogenase family protein yields the protein MNILIVGTGYVGTTTGLVFCEMGHQVTGLDIDEQKLKSLQSGKIYFYEPGLDELLSKHLQKRNITFTSDIENAIKDNDIIFICVGTPQGEDGSADLRYVKNVTESIGKYMDKYKVIVNKSTVPVGTAELVTTWIKEKQEALIPFDVVSNPEFLREGSALHDALNPDRIVIGSESKKARDIMKELYKNFHCPIVETDSKSSELIKYAANAFLALKISYINELARLCKTLDIHIDGIAEGIGYDKRIGNSFLKAGIGFGGSCFPKDVSALLYTAKKSNHRLTILEAAKEVNETQPIHFIHMVKSKLGKLKGKNIAILGISFKANTDDTRESPAFRIIDRLLAEQANVTCYDPKAKIGNQRVIQQNNIENTLRNCDAVIICTEWEEFRITEWEKHKSIMKSPVIFDGRNILEKSKMKEIGYEYYNI from the coding sequence ATGAACATATTAATAGTAGGTACCGGCTATGTTGGTACAACCACAGGCCTTGTTTTTTGTGAAATGGGTCACCAAGTTACTGGCCTTGATATTGATGAACAAAAGCTTAAATCCTTACAATCTGGAAAGATTTATTTCTACGAACCAGGGTTAGATGAGTTGCTGTCAAAACATCTTCAGAAAAGAAATATTACGTTTACATCGGATATAGAAAATGCCATAAAAGATAATGATATTATCTTTATTTGTGTTGGGACCCCTCAAGGAGAAGATGGGAGTGCCGACCTAAGGTATGTAAAAAACGTCACCGAATCAATTGGAAAATATATGGATAAATATAAAGTCATCGTCAATAAAAGTACAGTACCAGTTGGAACAGCCGAATTAGTGACGACTTGGATTAAAGAAAAACAGGAAGCTTTGATTCCATTCGATGTTGTATCAAATCCCGAGTTCTTACGAGAGGGTTCAGCATTACATGACGCTTTAAATCCAGATAGAATTGTGATTGGCTCTGAAAGTAAAAAAGCAAGAGATATAATGAAAGAATTATATAAGAATTTCCACTGCCCCATTGTAGAAACGGATTCTAAATCCTCTGAGCTAATCAAGTATGCAGCCAATGCTTTCCTTGCATTAAAGATCTCTTATATAAATGAACTGGCCCGATTATGTAAAACATTAGATATTCATATAGATGGTATAGCTGAAGGAATCGGGTATGACAAAAGAATTGGGAATAGTTTTTTAAAGGCAGGGATTGGATTTGGAGGATCTTGTTTTCCGAAAGATGTAAGTGCCCTTTTATACACCGCAAAAAAATCAAACCACCGTTTGACCATTTTGGAAGCTGCAAAAGAGGTAAACGAGACACAGCCTATTCATTTTATTCATATGGTGAAAAGCAAGCTTGGGAAATTAAAGGGGAAAAATATTGCTATCTTAGGTATCTCTTTTAAAGCAAATACTGACGATACAAGGGAATCCCCAGCATTTCGAATTATCGACAGACTACTAGCTGAGCAAGCAAATGTTACCTGCTATGATCCTAAAGCGAAAATTGGAAATCAGAGGGTCATTCAACAAAATAATATTGAAAATACGTTAAGAAATTGTGATGCTGTGATTATTTGTACTGAATGGGAAGAATTTCGGATCACAGAATGGGAAAAACATAAATCAATCATGAAGTCACCTGTCATTTTTGACGGTAGAAACATTTTGGAAAAATCCAAAATGAAAGAAATAGGATATGAGTATTACAATATATAA
- a CDS encoding MMPL family transporter gives MLKPFRKIVKFASSSKGAKFVILAWVLAVVLLSVIAPSAKDYKVNSGEGSVNENTPSEISNQIMKEQFPSTDGLPALLVFNREGGITDQDKEKINELSEWLSSDKKPDNILSALPFHALPPPVQKQMYSEDGSTLLINFLLDPNLESGEVLKIMDQIRDKVKDIGMDGMKFEITGPAGISADTISLFKSSDIILMVATVVLIFITLIVIYRSPLLAITPLIIAGIVYGIVDRILGLAGKYDWFTIDSSAVSIMLILLFAVLTDYSLFVFSRYREELKKHESKYASMQEAMHHVSEPIVFSGGTILLAMLTLFVTVFKPYNSFAPVFSVAVVVILVAGLTLIPSIFALMGRKAFWPFVPKVEKESKTKKGIWFKISNQVMRKPALLGSILLIVLLIGVFNFSSIQYSFNLLKSFPEDMPSRQGFELLEENYPAGQLAPVTVLLKSDKEFEINEEFFHQVNDLTQKLAGQSGVASVTPMISDEAMKDTRMLPRNYLSESNQTVRLQVILNSNPYEKEALDTVQKLRDSEEQLLKDSGFSTSEVNLHFAGQSAQQLDVKHMNDRDMIVLFSLVTVLLTVILGFQTRSILMPIIMMSTILLSYFSTLGFGWWIFKHLMGYDTISYRLPVYTFVFMVALGIDYNIMLVSRIREEATKLPWKEAVGKGVAVTGGVISSAGLILAATFAVLMTQPLQELFLFGFIMAMGILLDTFLIRGIFLPSILILTHGKSKKQLHQAEAEEQIS, from the coding sequence ATGCTTAAGCCATTTCGAAAAATAGTAAAATTTGCGAGCAGTTCAAAAGGAGCTAAATTTGTTATCCTAGCATGGGTATTAGCGGTAGTTCTATTGAGCGTGATCGCTCCATCAGCTAAAGATTATAAAGTTAATAGTGGAGAAGGAAGCGTGAATGAGAATACACCTTCCGAAATTTCAAATCAAATAATGAAGGAACAATTTCCTTCTACTGACGGACTGCCTGCACTCCTTGTTTTTAATCGTGAAGGCGGCATTACTGACCAAGATAAAGAAAAAATCAATGAACTGAGCGAATGGCTTTCTTCTGATAAAAAGCCTGATAATATTTTAAGTGCTCTTCCTTTTCATGCGCTTCCTCCTCCTGTTCAAAAGCAAATGTATTCTGAGGATGGATCAACACTTCTAATCAATTTTTTATTAGATCCTAATCTTGAATCTGGCGAAGTTCTTAAAATAATGGATCAAATTAGGGATAAAGTAAAAGACATCGGCATGGATGGAATGAAATTTGAAATCACAGGTCCAGCCGGAATCTCAGCTGACACAATCTCTTTATTCAAAAGTTCTGATATCATTTTAATGGTAGCAACAGTTGTTTTGATTTTTATCACTTTAATCGTCATTTATCGTTCTCCATTGCTTGCCATTACCCCATTGATTATTGCAGGTATCGTATATGGAATAGTCGACCGGATATTAGGATTAGCTGGAAAATATGATTGGTTTACAATCGATAGCTCGGCTGTTTCTATCATGCTGATTTTATTGTTTGCCGTTTTAACCGATTATAGCCTGTTTGTTTTTTCACGTTATCGCGAGGAATTAAAGAAACACGAATCTAAGTATGCTTCCATGCAAGAAGCCATGCATCATGTTTCCGAACCAATTGTATTCAGTGGCGGAACCATTCTACTAGCGATGCTTACATTATTTGTAACTGTATTTAAGCCATACAATAGTTTTGCTCCAGTCTTTTCTGTGGCTGTAGTGGTTATTTTAGTAGCAGGTTTGACGCTCATCCCGAGTATTTTTGCCTTAATGGGTCGAAAAGCGTTTTGGCCGTTTGTACCAAAGGTTGAGAAGGAAAGCAAAACGAAAAAAGGAATATGGTTTAAGATAAGCAACCAAGTAATGAGGAAACCAGCATTATTAGGGAGCATCTTGCTTATTGTCTTACTTATTGGTGTCTTTAATTTTTCATCCATACAATATTCATTTAATTTATTGAAATCATTCCCAGAAGACATGCCCTCTCGCCAAGGCTTCGAGCTTCTCGAAGAAAATTATCCTGCAGGGCAATTAGCACCTGTAACTGTGCTATTAAAATCTGACAAAGAATTTGAGATAAATGAAGAGTTCTTCCATCAAGTAAATGATCTTACACAGAAATTAGCAGGCCAAAGTGGCGTTGCATCTGTCACCCCGATGATTTCTGATGAAGCGATGAAGGATACGCGGATGCTTCCACGTAACTATTTATCAGAATCCAATCAAACGGTTAGACTGCAAGTAATATTGAACAGCAATCCATATGAAAAGGAAGCCTTGGACACTGTTCAGAAGCTCCGTGATTCAGAGGAGCAATTGCTCAAAGACAGCGGATTTTCTACAAGTGAAGTTAATCTTCACTTTGCTGGGCAATCCGCTCAGCAGCTAGATGTAAAACATATGAACGATCGTGACATGATTGTCTTGTTCTCCCTTGTCACCGTGCTGCTAACTGTGATTCTAGGTTTCCAAACACGATCAATACTCATGCCGATTATCATGATGTCAACGATCCTTTTATCTTATTTTTCCACGCTCGGCTTTGGATGGTGGATTTTCAAACATCTTATGGGCTATGACACCATTAGCTATCGCTTGCCTGTGTATACCTTTGTCTTTATGGTTGCCCTTGGCATTGACTATAACATCATGCTCGTGTCGCGTATTAGAGAAGAAGCCACTAAGCTTCCTTGGAAAGAAGCCGTTGGAAAAGGAGTTGCTGTTACGGGTGGCGTGATTTCATCAGCAGGATTAATCCTTGCAGCTACTTTTGCCGTCTTAATGACACAGCCATTACAAGAACTCTTCCTATTCGGCTTCATAATGGCTATGGGGATTTTACTAGATACGTTCTTGATAAGAGGAATTTTCCTGCCTTCGATTTTAATTTTGACACATGGAAAAAGTAAAAAACAATTGCATCAGGCTGAAGCTGAAGAGCAAATTTCATAA